ACTGCCAACCATTGATCTATCCAAATTTTGCATGAATGGTAAGTCGTCTATCATTTGTCATCTGCATGACTTGAAGTCGAGAATTAATACTGTAGTCTACTCATTTACTAGaatttaatatactgtatattattgcATTTAGAAAAATGGATACTTGTGAATTACACATATTGATATTAAATTAATCCATGGAATATCTTAATAGGAAAAGATTACTAATGAATAGTGTTTTACTCTTGCAGGAAAGGCATTATGCATGCTGACAAAATCAGATCTGGCAGATCGTGCTCCAGGGGCTGGGGACATACTGCACAACACACTTCAGTTTCTCCTACGTGATGCCCCACAGGTGCCTCAGTCCCCTCTCACGCCTCACCATCCACTGctttcaccatcacctctcacCACTTCACCTGGACAGCCATGGTCCATAATGAACCATGATATCCATAACTTCAGCCACTTGTTGCACCAGGGTGGTTCTGTCACTTTAAGTCCTGCATCATCAGAGCAGAGTGGAGGATCTCCTCGCCATCCTGACACAGCCTCTTCTACCTCCTCTACCTCCACAGCAGCCTACCACCATTCCTCTGCTGCCTCCACAGGTTCTGCTCATTCTGGCAGTCAATCAGATTCAGAGGATTCAACACGAGATTCTTCATCGCCTCAGCGATCACCCCTGCCACCAAATAATGTAACTGCTGTGTCATTCCCTGCTCATGCCTTGGCTTCCCTTAAACACCTTACTGACTGTCAacgtgctgctgccgctgctgcagcTACAGCTGCTGCATCCCAAAATATTAACTCACACCAGGATAGTCTGCAACAGCATCAACACACACATCAGCTtcaacaccaacatcaacaccaacaccagtcacagccaccatcactaCAATCTCAGGGCCTTTTAGGACCAAATGAAGAGCCAATAGAGACTGGAACCAATGGTCGCCTTTTGTGGGATTTCTTACAGCAGTTGTTGAATGACCCGCAACAGCGATACTCTCGCTATATTGCATGGAAGATTCGCGACACTGGGGTATTCAAAATTGTTGATCCACCAGGATTGGCGCGACTCTGGGGAATACAGAAAAACCACCTGAGCATGAACTATGACAAAATGTCTCGTGCTCTACGTTATTACTACCGTGTAAATATTCTCCGTAAGGTGCAGGGCGAAAGACATTGTTACCAGTTCCTTCGCAACCCCTCAGAATTGAAAAGTATCAAGAATATCAGTATGTTGCGTACAACACCTCTGCAGTCTCCAC
This genomic stretch from Procambarus clarkii isolate CNS0578487 chromosome 5, FALCON_Pclarkii_2.0, whole genome shotgun sequence harbors:
- the LOC123762328 gene encoding ets DNA-binding protein pokkuri, whose product is MKVPPLNLTPDINRVGMALPFSPDLLWRYPLSLPHSTSPSSPMLDVKNQMPTHLAADPRMWSRDDVTAFLRWFEREFELPTIDLSKFCMNGKALCMLTKSDLADRAPGAGDILHNTLQFLLRDAPQVPQSPLTPHHPLLSPSPLTTSPGQPWSIMNHDIHNFSHLLHQGGSVTLSPASSEQSGGSPRHPDTASSTSSTSTAAYHHSSAASTGSAHSGSQSDSEDSTRDSSSPQRSPLPPNNVTAVSFPAHALASLKHLTDCQRAAAAAAATAAASQNINSHQDSLQQHQHTHQLQHQHQHQHQSQPPSLQSQGLLGPNEEPIETGTNGRLLWDFLQQLLNDPQQRYSRYIAWKIRDTGVFKIVDPPGLARLWGIQKNHLSMNYDKMSRALRYYYRVNILRKVQGERHCYQFLRNPSELKSIKNISMLRTTPLQSPRSKDAPTVVQPAPMEEEEGPTDLSMSSIHHQYHATPPAPMETQPQNLTLEPHNLSIVIKSEEYLEHSYE